The Tropicibacter oceani DNA segment AAGCGCGTCACTATGCGCACGTCGACTGCCCCGGCCACGCCGACTACGTCAAGAACATGATCACCGGTGCTGCCCAGATGGACGGCGCGATCCTGGTTGTGAACGCCGCTGACGGCCCGATGCCGCAAACGCGCGAGCACATCCTGCTGGGCCGCCAGGTGGGTATCCCCGCCATGGTCGTGTTCATGAACAAGGTTGACCAGGTCGACGACGAAGAGCTGCTGGAACTGGTGGAAATGGAAATCCGCGAGCTTCTGTCGGCCTACGACTTCCCGGGCGACGACATTCCGATCATTGCCGGTTCGGCTCTGCACGCGATGAACGGCACGCAGCCGGAAATCGGCGAAGAGAAGATCCGCGAACTGATGAAGGCCGTGGACGAGTATATCCCGCAGCCGGCCCGCGCGATCGACCAGCCGTTCCTGATGCCGATCGAAGACGTGTTCTCGATCTCGGGTCGTGGTACGGTTGTGACCGGCCGTATCGAGCGTGGCGTGATCAACGTTGGCGACGAAATCGAGATCGTCGGCATCCGCGACACCGCCAAGACGACCTGCACGGGCGTTGAAATGTTCCGCAAGCTGCTGGACCGCGGTGAAGCAGGCGACAACGTCGGCGTTCTGCTGCGCGGCATCGACCGCGAAGGCGTCGAGCGCGGTCAGGTTCTGTGCAAGCCCAAGTCGGTGAACCCGCACACCAAGTTCGAAGCCGAGGTCTACATCCTGACCAAGGAAGAAGGCGGTCGTCACACGCCGTTCTTCGCGAACTACCGCCCGCAGTTCTACTTCCGCACGACGGACGTGACCGGCACGGTCAACCTGCCCGAGGGCACCGAGATGGTGATGCCGGGCGACAACCTGAAGTTCGAAGTCGAACTGATCGCACCGATCGCGATGGAAGACGGCCTGCGTTTCGCCATCCGCGAAGGCGGCCGCACCGTTGGTTCGGGCGTCGTGTCGAAGATCCTCGCATAAGCCCCAGGGTGGGTTTCAACCCACCCTTTGGTCGAGAAAACAGAAGGGCGCCCCAAAGGGCGCCCTTTTTTGCATGGTGCTGCAGTCTTCCATGTCGCCCGCGTGTGGCCATCCCGGTCGCGGTGGCGATACCATGCCCTCAAAACAGAAAAGACCGCCCCTTGGGACGGTCCTTTCGCGAAAAGTGCCTTTTGCAATCCGCCATGCGCCAGGGAGGGGACGCATGGCGGGCAGGGGCATGATCACTTGATCATTGCCAGTACTTTGCCGCGGGTCTCGCCTGCGCTGTCGCCCGAGTGGATCACGGCGAGGATCGAGTTGACTTCGGTGGCGGACAGACCGGACAGGTCGGCCTGCGGTGCAAAGGTCTGGATTTCGTGCAGCTGGGCTGCGGTCGGGGTCGAGGTCATGGCCTGGGCTGCGCCAGCAAAGGCGGCGATTGCGACGAGGCTGGATGCGATGATGCGTTTCATGGTGTTTTCCTTTTCATTCAGAGGTTTCCGGCTTTGGATTTGAATATGCCGGTCATTGAGGGTGGCCAAAGGCCGTCAGTGTTTTGCCTGGGGGCATGATCACTTGATCATTGCCAGGACTTTGCCGCGGGTCTCGCCTGCGCTGTCGCCCGAGTGGATCACGGCGAGGATCGAGTTGACTTCGGTGGCGGACAGACCGGACAGGTCGGCCTGCGGTGCAAAGGTCTGGATTTCGTGCAGCTGGGCTGCGGTCGGGGTCGAGGTCATGGCCTGGGCTGCGCCAGCAAAGGCGGCGATTGCGACGAGGCTGGATGCGATGATGCGTTTCATGGTGTTTTCCTTTTTTACGGTGGCGTTTGCCACGGTTCTGATTGTCTGGGTCGAACTGTCTGTCCGACACAAATCCAGATAGGGCCTGGAATTCCGAA contains these protein-coding regions:
- the tuf gene encoding elongation factor Tu, whose protein sequence is MGKEKFERGKPHCNIGTIGHVDHGKTTLTAAITKYFGDFKAYDQIDGAPEEKARGITISTAHVEYETEARHYAHVDCPGHADYVKNMITGAAQMDGAILVVNAADGPMPQTREHILLGRQVGIPAMVVFMNKVDQVDDEELLELVEMEIRELLSAYDFPGDDIPIIAGSALHAMNGTQPEIGEEKIRELMKAVDEYIPQPARAIDQPFLMPIEDVFSISGRGTVVTGRIERGVINVGDEIEIVGIRDTAKTTCTGVEMFRKLLDRGEAGDNVGVLLRGIDREGVERGQVLCKPKSVNPHTKFEAEVYILTKEEGGRHTPFFANYRPQFYFRTTDVTGTVNLPEGTEMVMPGDNLKFEVELIAPIAMEDGLRFAIREGGRTVGSGVVSKILA